A portion of the Stegostoma tigrinum isolate sSteTig4 chromosome 44, sSteTig4.hap1, whole genome shotgun sequence genome contains these proteins:
- the LOC132207116 gene encoding late histone H2B.L4-like produces MADEKKSQATSKKGAKKIIKKAPGKSGKKRSRRRKESYSIYIYKVMKQVHPDTGISSRAMSIMNSFVNDIFERIAGEASRLAHYNKRSTISSREIQTAVRLLLPGELAKHAVSEGTKAVTKYTSSK; encoded by the coding sequence ATGGCAGATGAGAAGAAATCGCAGGCAACTTCCAAGAAAGGCGCgaagaaaatcatcaagaaggcGCCGGGGAAAAGCGGCAAGAAAAGGAGCCGACGCAGGAAAGAAAGTTACTCCATCTATATCtacaaagtgatgaagcaggttcaccccGACACCGGCATCTCCTCCAGGGCCATGAGCATCATGAACTCGTTCGTCAACGATATTTTCGAGCGTATCGCAGGGGAggcttcccgcctggcccattacaacaagcgcagcaccatcagctcccgggagatccagaccgccgtgcggctgctgctgcccggggagctggccaagcacgccgtgtcggagggtacaaaggcggtgaccaagtacaccagctccaagtga